One region of Estrella lausannensis genomic DNA includes:
- a CDS encoding type II toxin-antitoxin system RelE/ParE family toxin, whose translation MEIYETSAGKRPFEIWIKEIKEIHTRAKILTRLDRLKLGNFGDCKTLQEGVCELRIHYGPGIRIYYGKIGNKVILLLCGGDKGSQDRDIAKAKEYLKDYQSRQKDHGKK comes from the coding sequence ATTGAAATTTACGAAACCTCCGCAGGTAAACGACCATTTGAGATTTGGATTAAGGAGATCAAAGAGATCCATACCCGAGCCAAAATCCTAACCAGGCTTGACCGCTTAAAGCTTGGAAACTTCGGAGACTGTAAAACTCTGCAGGAAGGGGTATGTGAACTTCGGATTCACTACGGCCCGGGAATTAGAATTTATTATGGAAAGATTGGCAATAAAGTCATCTTGCTTCTTTGCGGTGGCGATAAAGGCTCTCAAGATAGGGATATCGCTAAAGCAAAGGAGTATTTGAAAGATTATCAATCAAGGCAGAAAGATCATGGCAAGAAGTAG
- the dacB gene encoding D-alanyl-D-alanine carboxypeptidase/D-alanyl-D-alanine-endopeptidase, with translation MECFWKGFFLVCVMANTSLTGAMDADTVRQLINEDPALKSAQVGISIKAKDAPELSVNAEKRFIPASVTKLVTTALALDELGGEFQFITKAAMDGTLKGGILEGNLYLIGGGDPSLNQRGIESLASQVAASGIRVVKGSVFADVSLFGSETFPTDLEWADLQEGYGAEISPLSFNDNYVTVVVNLATGELHCREQLPYCSIEGSVDRAEEGSPLKYKREFLANRVEVYGGLGKGEGVEEIKIAVHKPSEYARQAWIKALSDVGVQIHFGDEPGGDRTFLASLASPTLANLLREVNHQSNNLYAETILRYIAKRRYPDLSFEEAESRVLQEYLHKLGVERSEFVLREGAGLSRHNLLTPKIVVTLLKRKVESPEGSDFLNVLPVAGQDGTLQKRFSELNAGLVIKAKTGGMEGVTNLAGVAESSAGIRILFCIFVNGSTKTYKETAASLDALLLKILNSYGENSANTRAGNPEAPATLGKAAMTMPPA, from the coding sequence ATGGAATGCTTTTGGAAGGGTTTTTTCTTAGTTTGCGTCATGGCAAACACCTCTCTGACGGGGGCGATGGATGCCGATACGGTCAGGCAGCTCATCAATGAGGATCCTGCGTTGAAGAGCGCGCAGGTCGGTATCAGCATAAAAGCTAAAGACGCGCCGGAACTTTCGGTGAACGCAGAAAAACGCTTCATCCCCGCTTCCGTCACCAAGCTAGTCACGACGGCTTTGGCCTTAGATGAGCTTGGAGGAGAGTTTCAATTTATAACCAAAGCAGCGATGGATGGGACTCTTAAGGGAGGCATCCTTGAAGGAAACCTCTATCTCATCGGCGGAGGGGATCCTTCTCTAAACCAGCGAGGAATAGAGAGTCTTGCCAGCCAAGTTGCCGCCAGCGGCATCCGGGTAGTGAAAGGAAGCGTCTTTGCTGACGTATCCCTGTTTGGCAGCGAAACCTTTCCGACAGATCTGGAATGGGCGGATCTGCAGGAAGGTTACGGTGCGGAAATCTCCCCGCTGTCATTCAATGACAATTATGTCACCGTCGTTGTCAACCTGGCGACAGGGGAGCTGCATTGCCGGGAACAACTTCCCTACTGCTCAATAGAGGGCAGCGTCGACAGGGCGGAAGAAGGATCTCCTCTAAAGTACAAGAGGGAATTTCTCGCAAATCGCGTCGAGGTCTATGGCGGCTTAGGAAAGGGCGAGGGAGTCGAGGAAATCAAAATTGCAGTCCATAAGCCCTCGGAATACGCGCGGCAAGCGTGGATCAAAGCTTTGAGCGATGTGGGTGTGCAAATTCATTTTGGTGATGAGCCCGGAGGAGATAGAACTTTCCTGGCATCCCTGGCCTCGCCCACGCTCGCTAATCTCTTAAGGGAAGTGAATCATCAAAGCAACAACCTCTATGCCGAGACGATACTCAGGTATATAGCCAAAAGGCGCTACCCGGACCTCTCTTTTGAAGAGGCAGAGTCCCGCGTATTGCAAGAGTACCTGCACAAGCTGGGGGTGGAGCGAAGCGAGTTTGTCTTGCGGGAGGGCGCCGGTTTATCCCGTCATAATCTTTTGACTCCCAAGATCGTCGTCACGCTGCTAAAACGTAAGGTGGAGAGTCCAGAGGGGAGTGATTTCCTGAACGTGCTGCCGGTCGCAGGGCAGGATGGAACGCTGCAGAAACGCTTTAGCGAGCTCAATGCCGGCCTTGTCATCAAGGCAAAGACAGGCGGCATGGAAGGAGTGACCAATCTCGCCGGCGTTGCAGAAAGTAGTGCCGGAATAAGAATTCTCTTCTGCATTTTTGTGAACGGCTCGACCAAGACCTATAAGGAGACAGCCGCCTCGCTTGACGCGCTGCTCCTTAAAATTCTGAACTCCTACGGAGAAAATAGCGCAAATACCCGGGCAGGAAATCCGGAGGCTCCCGCGACTTTGGGAAAGGCAGCGATGACCATGCCGCCGGCTTGA
- a CDS encoding YgaP family membrane protein, giving the protein MFKRNIDTKGRLIRLLFAILLLGYAVWQKSWIALAFSLFTFVEVAFSWCVLYQIFGWNSCPISVSKSKTPSENDANKR; this is encoded by the coding sequence ATGTTTAAAAGAAACATCGACACTAAGGGCCGGCTGATCCGACTGCTGTTTGCTATTTTGCTACTTGGCTACGCCGTATGGCAGAAAAGTTGGATCGCTCTCGCCTTCTCACTCTTTACATTCGTTGAAGTCGCCTTCAGCTGGTGTGTCCTCTATCAAATCTTTGGCTGGAACAGCTGCCCAATTTCAGTATCCAAAAGTAAGACTCCTTCGGAAAACGACGCTAATAAGCGTTAG
- a CDS encoding MBL fold metallo-hydrolase RNA specificity domain-containing protein — protein sequence MKLQFLGATETVTGSKYLLNEEGKKILVDCGLFQGIKELRLRNWEPFTVQPSEIDAVVLTHAHLDHSGYLPLLVRQGFKGPIYATKATCDLVTILLKDAGRIQEEDAARANRYGYSKHKPAEPLYTEQDAIQSLRLLSPIEFGEDYPISADLVFNAKRAGHILGSAFITFRSPQTTIVFSGDLGRPNSFIMKDPATIQTADYLIMESTYGGKEHTKDDPFEQLGSVIRKTVKQGGSVIIPCFAVGRAQTIMYILEQLKERNQLPKVPIYLDSPMAVDATEIMERNMSEHKLPKKLCRDVCAVAEYVSTVDQSKAIDMDPSPKIIISASGMLEGGRVLHHLKRYAPDPKSAIVFTGFQAPMTRGARILSGEKEVKVHGELVPVRAHIEALESLSSHADMKESLDWLRGFTKMPSKIFLTHGEKESSEALKKRIEEEFDVDVYIPKYLEEVEL from the coding sequence ATGAAATTACAATTTTTGGGTGCAACAGAGACCGTCACAGGGTCAAAGTACTTACTGAACGAGGAGGGTAAAAAGATCTTAGTCGACTGCGGGTTGTTTCAGGGGATTAAAGAGCTTCGTCTACGCAATTGGGAGCCGTTTACGGTCCAACCTTCCGAAATTGACGCTGTCGTTTTAACGCACGCCCACTTAGACCACAGTGGCTATCTACCTCTACTGGTAAGGCAGGGGTTTAAAGGGCCGATCTATGCGACGAAGGCAACCTGTGATTTGGTGACGATACTTCTTAAAGACGCAGGCAGAATTCAGGAAGAAGACGCGGCGCGAGCAAACCGCTATGGCTACTCCAAGCACAAACCCGCCGAGCCGCTGTATACTGAACAGGACGCGATTCAATCGCTCAGGCTGCTTTCACCCATTGAATTTGGCGAGGACTATCCGATCAGTGCAGATCTTGTCTTCAATGCCAAAAGAGCGGGCCACATTTTGGGATCGGCATTTATCACCTTTAGGTCCCCCCAAACAACGATTGTATTCAGCGGTGATTTGGGGCGCCCCAATTCCTTCATCATGAAAGATCCGGCAACGATCCAGACAGCCGATTATCTGATTATGGAATCTACCTATGGCGGCAAGGAGCACACCAAAGACGATCCCTTTGAGCAGCTGGGGAGTGTGATCCGTAAAACTGTCAAGCAGGGAGGCTCTGTGATTATCCCATGTTTTGCAGTCGGCAGGGCACAAACCATCATGTATATCCTCGAGCAGCTTAAAGAGAGAAATCAGCTACCAAAAGTTCCTATCTACCTGGACAGTCCGATGGCTGTCGATGCAACGGAGATCATGGAGCGGAACATGAGCGAGCACAAGCTGCCGAAAAAGCTTTGTCGTGACGTATGCGCTGTGGCCGAGTACGTCAGCACCGTGGATCAATCCAAGGCGATAGACATGGATCCCTCACCCAAAATCATCATATCAGCCAGCGGAATGCTTGAAGGGGGACGCGTGCTGCACCATTTGAAGAGGTACGCACCTGACCCCAAAAGCGCTATCGTTTTCACCGGCTTCCAGGCCCCAATGACAAGGGGAGCGCGTATCTTGAGTGGTGAAAAAGAGGTTAAAGTTCACGGAGAGCTGGTACCTGTGCGTGCTCACATCGAAGCTTTGGAAAGTTTGTCGTCGCATGCCGATATGAAGGAGTCACTGGATTGGCTGAGGGGCTTCACCAAGATGCCAAGCAAGATCTTCCTCACGCATGGTGAAAAAGAGTCTTCCGAGGCTCTTAAAAAACGTATCGAAGAAGAATTCGACGTCGATGTCTACATACCCAAGTATTTGGAAGAAGTCGAACTTTAA
- a CDS encoding branched-chain amino acid transport system II carrier protein, with amino-acid sequence MKQFSLMLTTGFALFSMFFGSGNLVFPLQVGKESAGHFPEAALGIILTGVLVPFLGVFGMILYEGDPKRFFSCFGKTGIFLFSFASLALMGPFGVLARCLTVAHGALQLLFPGLPLVPTSLALCLLIFVLTYNKHKIVSVLGAYLTPFLLAAIATIAYFGYIGGKAEVQVSGEALPAFTNGFFQGYQTMDLLAAFFFSTFIISHLKGRDDSAAKNYSLNLFFKSSLIGAGLLGAVYFLLVMLGSFYSSELSGVEPKEMLGKVALLTLGPYAAPVVAAAVTLACLTTAIVLTVLFADFVRYDIAKDRIGNARSLSLTLLIGFLVSTLDFGGIASFLGPILETVYPALILLTAVNIAGYFMGFKTSHWPVTAAIALKLAA; translated from the coding sequence ATGAAACAATTTTCTTTAATGTTAACAACGGGTTTTGCCCTGTTCTCGATGTTCTTCGGGTCCGGCAACCTGGTCTTCCCCCTACAGGTCGGCAAAGAGAGCGCCGGCCACTTCCCTGAGGCGGCGCTTGGAATCATCCTGACGGGTGTGCTGGTTCCGTTTCTTGGTGTTTTCGGCATGATCCTCTATGAGGGAGACCCCAAACGTTTTTTCAGCTGCTTTGGAAAAACGGGCATCTTCCTCTTCAGCTTCGCTTCGCTCGCCCTGATGGGCCCATTCGGTGTGCTGGCACGCTGTTTGACTGTCGCTCATGGAGCACTGCAGCTGCTTTTCCCCGGGCTGCCGCTTGTGCCGACAAGCTTAGCCCTCTGCCTGCTTATCTTCGTCCTGACATACAATAAACATAAAATCGTCAGCGTCCTGGGAGCCTACCTGACTCCATTCCTCCTGGCCGCGATCGCCACGATCGCCTATTTTGGCTACATCGGCGGAAAAGCGGAAGTTCAAGTATCCGGCGAAGCGCTTCCCGCTTTCACTAACGGCTTCTTCCAAGGTTATCAGACCATGGATCTCCTCGCCGCCTTCTTCTTCTCGACGTTTATCATTTCGCACCTGAAAGGACGGGACGACAGCGCCGCGAAAAACTATTCGCTCAACCTGTTTTTCAAGTCGTCGCTCATCGGAGCCGGCCTGCTCGGCGCGGTCTATTTTCTCCTCGTCATGCTGGGTTCTTTCTACAGCAGCGAGCTGTCAGGAGTGGAACCCAAGGAAATGCTGGGTAAAGTCGCCCTGCTGACGCTCGGACCCTACGCCGCTCCCGTGGTTGCCGCAGCCGTCACTCTCGCATGCCTTACCACCGCGATCGTGCTTACGGTTCTCTTTGCTGACTTTGTCCGCTATGATATCGCCAAAGACAGAATCGGCAACGCCCGTTCACTGAGCCTGACCCTCTTGATCGGCTTTTTGGTCTCTACCCTGGATTTCGGCGGCATCGCCAGCTTCCTCGGCCCGATCCTGGAGACGGTGTATCCGGCACTGATCTTATTGACAGCCGTGAACATTGCAGGCTACTTTATGGGATTCAAAACATCGCACTGGCCGGTCACCGCCGCCATCGCGCTTAAACTGGCCGCCTAA
- a CDS encoding cyclase family protein — translation MSYWTLAERLKNSRFVDLTHPMDVEIPHFSKAVPMEKEQVAETARDGFSVQRFHFEGQWGTHADAPSHFVDGLKTLDAIDVRDMILPLAVIDVSAKVKADSDYALTTGDIAEYEERFGKIPEGAFVAMRSDWSERWPDQKRFVNLDREGRQRTPGWSLDALRFLVEERAVAAIGHETIDTDPGLSGAASGFAAEHYILSRNLYQIEMMANLNRADQAGGMVIAAFPKVAGASGFPARVFALFSP, via the coding sequence GTGTCATACTGGACGTTGGCTGAAAGGCTGAAAAATAGCCGCTTTGTGGATCTAACCCATCCGATGGACGTTGAGATACCCCATTTTTCCAAGGCTGTGCCGATGGAAAAGGAGCAAGTCGCCGAAACTGCCCGTGACGGCTTCAGCGTCCAGCGCTTTCACTTTGAAGGACAGTGGGGCACCCACGCGGACGCCCCCTCCCACTTTGTCGATGGGTTAAAGACCCTCGACGCTATCGATGTCCGGGATATGATTTTGCCACTCGCCGTCATCGACGTCAGTGCAAAAGTGAAGGCCGATTCCGACTACGCTCTCACCACCGGTGATATCGCTGAGTATGAGGAGCGCTTCGGAAAAATCCCTGAGGGAGCTTTTGTTGCTATGCGCTCTGACTGGAGTGAGCGGTGGCCGGACCAGAAGCGATTTGTAAACTTGGACCGAGAAGGAAGGCAGAGAACACCGGGCTGGAGCCTGGACGCCTTGCGCTTTCTTGTAGAAGAGCGGGCGGTGGCTGCCATTGGACATGAAACAATCGATACCGACCCCGGTCTTTCAGGCGCCGCATCCGGATTTGCCGCCGAACACTACATTCTGTCGAGAAATCTCTACCAGATTGAGATGATGGCAAACTTAAACCGCGCCGATCAAGCCGGCGGCATGGTCATCGCTGCCTTTCCCAAAGTCGCGGGAGCCTCCGGATTTCCTGCCCGGGTATTTGCGCTATTTTCTCCGTAG
- a CDS encoding ABC-F family ATP-binding cassette domain-containing protein, producing the protein MTSLVGIHNLSKAHGSQILFEDISFHIMQGERIGLVGPNGAGKSTLLKILAGIEKEDQGTVTKRQGLRIAYAGQFPVFEEEPVLEMLLREVKNSPREEMEIRAKVLLGKALFEDFNASAATLSGGWKKRLDIVRALMTEPDLLFLDEPTNHLDLEGILWLERFLQRERLTYVVVSHDRYFLKNVTNRIFELNRCFPEGIFSAHGNLDDFLEKKETFLDGQIQLERGLASQVRRELEWLRRSPKARTTKSQSRVQNAHKLMEELAEVKNRNKKPRVDVDFTASERETRKLISAKNLTKSYGDKILFKGVDIQLSPGTRLGILGRNGTGKTTLLKILAGQTTPDLGTLKKADNLKIVYFDQLRERIPPEITLKEALAPHRDTVIYHGQEIHVNGWAKKFLFPPERLVLPVGKLSGGERARILIARLMLEPADILFLDEPTNDLDIQTLEIMEENLKEFEGAVVMITHDRCMMDRICSEVLGLWEDGTHSFLAGFSQWEAEEKKRAVKDKPQAPKPAPSGPPKKKKLSYQEQKELDGMEAKILHLEQEIELLNQKATAQQDPKESLELFNKMGSLHHELEALFKRWQELEDKLN; encoded by the coding sequence ATGACTTCGTTAGTTGGCATCCATAATTTAAGCAAGGCTCACGGCAGCCAGATACTTTTTGAAGATATCTCCTTTCACATCATGCAAGGTGAACGGATTGGTCTGGTCGGCCCCAATGGCGCGGGAAAGTCCACCCTGCTTAAAATTTTAGCCGGCATCGAAAAAGAGGATCAGGGCACCGTCACCAAGCGGCAAGGGCTAAGAATAGCTTACGCCGGGCAGTTTCCGGTCTTCGAGGAAGAGCCCGTACTCGAAATGCTCCTCAGGGAAGTCAAAAACTCCCCCCGCGAGGAGATGGAAATCCGGGCCAAGGTACTCTTGGGCAAGGCCCTTTTTGAAGATTTCAACGCTTCGGCAGCCACTCTTTCGGGCGGCTGGAAAAAAAGGCTGGATATCGTCCGTGCTCTGATGACAGAGCCTGACCTACTCTTCCTCGATGAGCCCACCAACCACCTTGACCTTGAGGGAATTCTCTGGCTAGAGCGTTTTCTGCAACGAGAACGCTTAACTTATGTGGTGGTCAGCCACGACCGCTACTTCTTGAAAAACGTCACCAACCGCATTTTTGAGCTGAACCGCTGCTTCCCTGAGGGAATCTTTTCCGCTCATGGCAATCTGGATGATTTCCTTGAAAAGAAGGAGACCTTCCTGGATGGACAGATTCAGCTGGAGAGGGGCCTTGCCTCACAAGTCAGAAGAGAGCTTGAGTGGTTGAGAAGATCCCCCAAAGCCCGCACGACAAAATCGCAATCCCGCGTGCAGAATGCCCATAAGCTGATGGAAGAGCTTGCGGAAGTGAAAAACCGCAACAAGAAGCCGCGTGTCGACGTTGACTTCACCGCTTCTGAAAGGGAGACAAGAAAGCTGATCAGCGCCAAGAACCTGACCAAGTCCTATGGCGACAAGATTCTTTTTAAAGGAGTCGATATCCAGCTGTCACCGGGAACACGGCTTGGCATACTAGGCCGCAACGGCACAGGTAAAACGACGCTGCTGAAGATTTTGGCTGGCCAGACAACTCCTGATCTCGGAACATTAAAAAAAGCCGACAATCTAAAAATCGTCTATTTCGATCAGCTAAGGGAACGCATCCCTCCTGAAATCACTCTGAAAGAAGCTCTCGCCCCTCACCGTGACACCGTCATCTACCACGGACAGGAGATTCACGTGAACGGCTGGGCAAAGAAATTCCTTTTCCCTCCCGAAAGACTAGTTCTGCCGGTCGGCAAACTCTCCGGTGGGGAAAGAGCCCGAATCCTGATTGCCCGTCTGATGCTCGAACCGGCCGATATCCTCTTCTTGGACGAACCCACCAACGACTTGGACATCCAAACTCTGGAAATCATGGAAGAGAACCTGAAAGAGTTTGAAGGAGCGGTGGTGATGATTACCCACGATCGCTGCATGATGGATCGAATCTGCAGTGAGGTCCTCGGCCTCTGGGAAGATGGCACGCATAGCTTCCTCGCCGGCTTCAGCCAATGGGAAGCCGAAGAAAAAAAGCGCGCTGTAAAAGATAAGCCCCAAGCTCCCAAGCCCGCACCCTCTGGCCCCCCTAAGAAAAAGAAGCTCTCCTACCAAGAACAAAAAGAGCTCGACGGGATGGAAGCTAAAATTTTGCATTTAGAGCAAGAGATTGAGCTTTTGAATCAAAAGGCGACAGCGCAGCAAGACCCCAAAGAGAGCTTAGAGCTCTTCAATAAAATGGGATCCCTGCATCACGAGCTCGAAGCGCTCTTCAAACGCTGGCAAGAACTCGAAGACAAACTCAACTAG
- a CDS encoding nucleoside triphosphate pyrophosphohydrolase, whose protein sequence is MAIKRFKVEKLIRDYLPDIMRNKGILVHERVMEQEEFIAKLKDKLQEEAAEVKHAKNVNELTEELADMLEVIHSLSKATGIPLERLEKARYAKKQEKGGFDRKIYNSYVDVEETNPSIEYFLKKGEHYPLMESLLTQEI, encoded by the coding sequence ATGGCAATAAAACGCTTTAAAGTAGAGAAGCTGATTAGAGACTATTTGCCGGACATCATGCGTAACAAAGGGATACTCGTACATGAACGAGTTATGGAACAGGAAGAATTTATTGCGAAGCTTAAAGATAAGCTTCAAGAGGAGGCTGCAGAGGTAAAGCATGCCAAGAATGTGAACGAACTGACTGAGGAACTTGCTGACATGCTTGAAGTCATTCATTCCCTTTCTAAAGCCACAGGAATACCTTTGGAGCGACTGGAGAAGGCTCGTTACGCAAAAAAACAAGAAAAAGGCGGTTTTGATAGAAAAATTTACAACTCCTATGTAGATGTAGAGGAAACCAATCCCTCGATAGAATATTTCCTTAAAAAGGGGGAGCATTACCCCTTAATGGAAAGCCTGCTCACACAAGAGATTTAG
- a CDS encoding neutral/alkaline non-lysosomal ceramidase N-terminal domain-containing protein encodes MFLLKLVLSLLCVAYSAHLSGAIKAGVGEAVMTPPVGTPSAGYAMRKGEGMAGEHDPLLAIALYLEADKKVVFCSVDSLGFSHVMAKEIIGRIQQIPGQQETLVLIGSSHTHSGGGGFLDMPPIGEVLAGKYDPHITQFYIDKTVEAIELAIRNPQEARVGIGYGEVNLSKYRGAWPENVKPLPEVALIKVETKEGRPLAAVFNYPMHPTILGADNRLFSADFVSSAREEIKKELGPEVKAIYYNGAQGDIIPAERESTFAAQERVGRALGEEVVAI; translated from the coding sequence ATGTTTCTCCTTAAGTTAGTTTTATCCCTTTTGTGTGTTGCTTACTCCGCCCACTTGTCAGGCGCTATCAAAGCGGGAGTGGGTGAGGCGGTGATGACGCCCCCGGTCGGGACTCCTTCTGCCGGTTATGCAATGCGGAAAGGCGAGGGAATGGCAGGGGAGCACGACCCCTTGCTCGCAATCGCTCTCTACCTTGAAGCAGATAAAAAAGTGGTTTTTTGCAGCGTGGACTCCCTAGGATTTTCGCACGTCATGGCAAAAGAGATTATCGGCAGAATACAGCAGATTCCGGGGCAACAGGAGACTCTTGTCTTGATCGGATCTTCCCATACCCACTCGGGGGGCGGTGGATTCCTTGACATGCCTCCCATCGGAGAGGTCCTCGCTGGAAAATATGATCCGCACATCACTCAATTTTACATTGACAAGACGGTGGAAGCTATAGAGCTTGCGATTCGTAACCCCCAGGAGGCCAGAGTTGGTATCGGCTACGGTGAGGTAAACTTAAGTAAATACAGGGGCGCATGGCCAGAAAATGTGAAACCGCTACCGGAGGTGGCTCTCATCAAGGTAGAGACGAAAGAGGGGCGCCCGCTGGCCGCGGTCTTTAACTATCCGATGCATCCTACCATCCTGGGAGCGGATAACAGGCTTTTTTCTGCCGATTTTGTCTCGTCTGCGAGAGAAGAAATCAAAAAAGAGCTGGGGCCGGAGGTGAAAGCGATCTATTACAACGGAGCCCAAGGCGACATCATCCCCGCTGAGAGGGAGAGCACCTTTGCTGCCCAAGAGAGGGTAGGAAGGGCGCTTGGAGAGGAAGTTGTGGCTATTTG
- a CDS encoding addiction module antidote protein: MARSRKYQDFLIEQLKDHDEAVAYLNAALEESLKGDEESQQVFLIALRNVAEAQGGIGALAKKAHVGRESLYKTLSGTGNPKWYTLVSLCVAMGLNLRLS, from the coding sequence ATGGCAAGAAGTAGAAAATATCAGGATTTTCTCATAGAACAGCTCAAAGATCATGACGAAGCTGTTGCGTACCTAAATGCTGCGTTAGAAGAAAGCTTAAAGGGCGACGAAGAATCGCAGCAAGTCTTCTTAATCGCCCTTCGTAATGTAGCTGAAGCCCAAGGTGGTATTGGGGCATTGGCCAAAAAAGCCCATGTTGGCCGAGAAAGCCTCTATAAGACCCTTTCCGGCACAGGCAATCCCAAATGGTATACGCTTGTTTCTTTATGCGTGGCTATGGGGTTGAATTTGAGGCTAAGTTGA
- a CDS encoding YXWGXW repeat-containing protein — MKKTACFAAFLTALTLISEAEAKTIYVEQAVPNYVMVEEQPPADLTEEIVESPGPDYIWLKGHWRYDKGWVWARGRWERRPHSEAVWQPGYWGRKHHHYVWVGGYWR, encoded by the coding sequence GTGAAAAAAACAGCTTGCTTCGCCGCATTTTTGACCGCTCTTACCTTAATTTCTGAAGCGGAAGCTAAGACAATCTATGTTGAGCAGGCAGTGCCGAATTATGTCATGGTAGAAGAGCAGCCTCCTGCGGATTTGACAGAAGAGATCGTCGAAAGTCCGGGCCCCGACTACATTTGGCTTAAGGGCCACTGGAGATATGACAAAGGATGGGTATGGGCAAGAGGACGCTGGGAGAGAAGGCCTCACAGTGAAGCTGTCTGGCAGCCAGGTTACTGGGGTCGCAAACACCATCACTATGTATGGGTTGGCGGTTACTGGAGATAG